The genomic stretch ACTTTGTTAAGATGCTATTTCAGTCCCTAGATTAAAAAGGTTCTTATTAGATATAATTAAAAAGTTAATTATAGCCTATGGGGAGCAAAATGAAGTTGATTGCATTCATATGATTATACAATATAGTGGAGGAGTCAAGGGGTCATAGATCTTTTCCGTGCCATATACTTTCACTTGAAAATTTAGGGgaaaacacattaaaaaatatgacactactaatatagtactccgtatttgtttgaaataaatttatcatgAGATGAGTTAAGATTAATAAAAACCAAGATTTCAATTCTACATCTTTTCTTTCAATCTTATCATGAGATGAGTTAAGATTCTAAAAAAACAACATTTCAATGATACATTTTTTAATCTTGTCATGAGATGAGTTAATTAAGTTCTGATAAAATCCAACATTTCAATGATGCAAATTTCGGTACAATGTTATTTGTGTGAAATTGGATGCATATATATCTCGCCTTGCTTCATATATAGATACAGTGATAGTGTGATACAATCTCATACAATGATATAATACTATTCCCAAATAAAAATTGTTGATGAATTTCTCTCTAACATATACTCTTAGTAATGGTTTGTAATTACAACATTGATATATGATATTCCGCTATTTTCTTATATAGTCGATATAAAAAGTTTGAAATTGGTATAAATAATAGTAGtgtaaaatttttatttgtattttattataatgCATTTCATCATACTGTATGTGTTTAGTTACCATAAATATTGAGTTATGTGGGGTACAAATATTTCATCATTGttttatatgataaaaaaaaattcatacgtattatttttgttgatgCAAAGAGTTGCATTATTGTTTCATGTCGATACACAAAATTTCATCATTGTTTCATTATTTATATCCCAAGTTAGTAAAAAAACGTCTAAATATAGCTgacataatatattaaattgaaacacaaataaaatttttatattatttttataaacttTAAATAGTTTATACTAACTCGAAAATAATTGTGAATATTTTGTATGCATAATTTAATGACGCCTAATAATGATCAATTGGAATAACTTAATTACGTCTTATAAAGATCAATCGGTGTCTCCACTAGATCAAATCAAATTGGTACATTCAATCTATATATTTGTATTACGTATTTTATGACATCAGCATGCATCAATTTAAGAGTTTATTAGAGGCAACATGCAGTAATAAACtttaatttaaagttttaaactGGTGAAAAGAGAAGTGGGTGGCATCATGGAATTTTGAAATGCTAAAGACAAAAAGGGGTTGACCCTTTAGTAATAACATATGGTTTAATGTTGTTTCCTATGTCATTTTGGCATGTGATACGCTTAATCAACtaatcattaaaaaaacaagCTAAAAGCTTCACCTAAATAACCTTAGaactaataattaatatatttatttttaactaAGTGGCCCACTTTGTTTCATCAATTGTTCTTTAAATAATTGTTATCATGATTCTTTTTTCCCTTAAGCCTTTGATTACCCTTTTGACTGTCTTTCCTTTTTGAAGCCACTTTTAATTAGACAAGGCACCGCTCCATGACTCACCAAATTtgcttttttaattatttatttacttcATGGCCGAATTTATGATCATGCTAGAAAAATCAATCTACCaatattaaacatatttttaatttatttattttaacaaCATAATTTTGTGACAGTTTGTGGTGACACATAGTAgcatttttttccatttaagtttttattttggtttataGGTAATATCCACAAATATGAAAAGGTAATTTCCTAGAAACTTACACAAATTAACCACATACTTATCACGTATTGCACACATTTTCCTAGGAAATCTAACATATTCCAGTGACTTGATTTTATTAATTCACACTATgctactattaaattatttattggaATTAATCATTTTGGTGAACGAAGATCCCTAACTGCCCCCTTTGAAAAATGAAGAACAAGACAGAATTATAacacaattatatattaattgcaTAGAACGAGGATTAACACATGTGACATCTCAACAAAAGTACACAAAATTGGTGCcttaaatttcaaattctgAGTCTCTCGAGAACGTATGcagacaaaaaaaaacaaaacccaTGTTTGTGATAATCTTTATTTAATCTTATAAAATAACAAGTCTTTAATTAGTATTTGGTGTTTCTATCCAAACATTCTTCCATGACATTAAGTGGAATTAGAACCATCATGGAAATACATCTAGGTAAAAAAAAATGTGTCTTTTTCAAGAAGAATAAATTTGGGCATGTGACATTGGATATTTTATCGTAAAATTTATGGGGCATTGCATAAGTTATACTTATAAGACGAAAATCTCAACCTGACGTATTCTTGTGTGCGTATAAGTACATGTATATGTGCTCATGAAGTATATCAAAATACTGCCTAACTAATAACTAATCTAAACCATATTGAACTATATACAGATCACGttgaataatatattaaattttttttggcaaTATATAcaagtttttttaataaatgcaGATTCAATTTGATATATAACATTTTAAGAAACAAAAGATGTCATGTGTCCATTTTATAGGCGTTTATTAAAATCGTGCGGTCCTGATTCGATCTTATAGATAACACACAGAGTAGTTAATCTTTAATGGTTCCCTGTATATATACACTAGtataatatatgtatgtattCATTCAAGTTTTTGAGCTTTAGGAGTTGCATAAATAATGCAATACATTTTGGTGAAAGGCCCTTTGTCAAGAGAATAGAATCTTGAAATCCTAGTCAATATCAAAAATCTTATACTCCGGAAAGGCAAAggtcacttttttttctctatttttctaGTGATCCAAATAAGTACTTCCAAAAATGTCCAATAAGTTATcaaatagtaataaattaaaagatgaTGTCTTTCAATCACTCAATGTGGCCACCCTCCCAACACTCCAAACCATTGCCTTTAAAAGAGAGGTCAATTAACACACACCAccaaaacaaaaagaaacacaaacaaaaactCACTCCCATTTTCTTGCAACAAAAATGTCATCACATAAACCCTCCCATGAAAAACCCTTCACCCTCTTTGAGCCCATCCTCACTGACACAGGCTTCACCCTCCTCCAGCGCAACACGGCGGCAGCGGCCCAGCCAGGCGACCGCCGGGGACGCAAGAAACAGGCGGAGCCGGGGCGGTTTTTAGGCGTGCGGCGGCGTCCGTGGGGCCGGTACGCGGCGGAGATTCGGGACCCAACCACCAAGGAGAGGCACTGGCTGGGCACCTTTGACACTGCTCAAGAGGCTGCATTGGCCTATGATAGAGCAGCCCTCTCCATCAAAGGCACTCAAGCAAGAACCAACTTCATCTACTCTGATCAAACCACTTTCCACTCCCTCTTAACCCCTTTTCACCTCCAATCCTTCTTGCAGCCATCACCACAAACTACCAAACACCACGCCACCACCACCAACACTGCAAGCCTCGACATTCCTCGGGGCCCGGTTCACAACACGTGTCATTCCCATGAATCTTCATCACCCAATGATGATCAAGAAAGTTTATTCAACTTGTCCAAATCTGACACAAGCTCTGGCTACTTGGACTGCATTGTCCCAAACAACTACTTGAACCCTTCTCCTAACACCAACTCAAGCAAGAATCAAGAAGCCTCTCTCTCATCACAGAATTATCAAGAAAACCTCTTTGATTCGGCGTCTGCAGATGTATCTACATACAGCCAAGGATTCGACTACGGATTGTGGGATAGCCAGCATCAGTGGGAGCCGAGTTCTTGTGAGCTCTCAGCAATGATTAACAATCCCATTAATATGGAAGAGAATAGGGGAGATTTTGATCAAATGATGAGTAATGCAGCAACTAATAATAGCAATGACTCTGCAGCAAGTTGCTCATCTTTTTATCCTTGTTTTGGGGATTCAGCTGACTTGGGACAGTCTCTATTTTGAGTGGTAATTATGCAAGTCTTATGTTAAAGATTCACCCTTTTTTGTGGTATAATATTTGCATGGGCATATATCTATCTTGTGTGTTTAGTGTATGTGCAATAGGTTACAAACATACGTACGGAAATGCATACACATGCAGCTTTAGAAAACGAAGTGATCTTGGACTAACAAATAAATGTTAGATTCctttaattaacataaaaaattTGTGATAAGACCTTTAGTTTGATATGCAATATGACCTAATGCAATAAGCATGGTTCTTTTCAAAATGGACAACCTTAACTCCTAAACAGATGATATTTTCAGACATCTACTGCAAAGTCTAAAATAGGCCGTCTACTTTTCCTGCTAATATTTGTACAGAGAAATATGTATGTAATGTGCAATGATGTACTACCTAAATACATGAAAAACACAATATTTCCTCTGAATTCTTTGATGGATAATTTGTGAAGCACCATTCAAGCACAATTCATAGTTCACAACATAACTACAATCTTACATATAATGGAAGCATTAATATGCTTCTGTATTTCTACAAGTTTATCGGTCGAGAATAAGATCCCCAATCAAAAAAGGGGGAGAAGAAGCAATGCTCACTCCAAGATCAAGTTGGGATGAAAGGGGTGTAGAAACAGTAATTATGTCCAGATTTGAAAATGGTGAGGACTCATCTTTCCCGTTCCGGAAAAGATAGCATAAATAGACAACAAGCTCCAAAATTCGAGCAGCGGATGGGAATTTAGCTAAGGGGAAGGTTGGATTTGGGCTTTTTTGTTATTGTAAGATTAAGTTGAAAAGCTAGATATGATTTTTGGGTATGTATGGCTTATTTCAAAAGGGGGGGCGGCCCCGTGATATTTATGAACAATGATGGAAGTAGCTAAAGGCTGTGCTACGACCTGAAAGGATGAAGGAAGCACCAAAAACTTGAGCTTTGCATTATGGAAGTTGCTCGATTTGCCCTTCCACTTCAGCTTGATGTGTGTCTCTCACCACCATGACTTGCAATACTGCCACCACTTGAAGAGACAGAGCCCTGGCCGGACTGCTGAACACACGATTGAGGAAGAGCCCCAGTTTTTGAGAATATTGAACCAACTGATGCACTTGAGCTGCTCATAGAAGAAATTTGTGATGAGAGCGGGTTTGTACTGAACCCAGAAAGCAGCTCTGGCCTTAGATCTGATGACGAGGATGATGGAGCCAGAGTTGCAGTTGTGGATCCCACCGGGTAAGGAGCAATGGGCATGTCGGTCAGAGATGATGCAGAAGGGCTGTAGCTCAAAGATCTCATAGGATGATCAAATTTGCAAGAGGGCCCAAATTTGCACACTCCATTTTGTGCATAGTGAGAACAAAGTGGCGCACCCTGAGAAATGGCGTACAATATTTAGAAACACGGGTATGATTCTTGATTATATTCTACATATTGGAGGATATTAAAAGTGTTTACACCTACCATCATACAAATTAAACAAGGAAAAACAACATTTTTACTGAGGCAAAACAGTTCAATTAAGAGAAACTTGTCCAATTTATTGCAATCAGTTTATAACAGTAGACAGACAAGTATAACTAAATATTTCTATGATCTGGCAGCCTCCAAATCCACCAAAACTCATACAAGGGAGCATCCATATGCAGGTTTTGGTTTATCAGAAGCAACAGCTCTGTTGAAGTATTACtagaataagaaaacaaaagaaatggtAGTGTTAATCTCATACAAACCTCCCAAATAAAATACATCGAAGGATTTTTTTCGACCTAAAAGGATATAACACCTAGATGCTTCAAAAAAAAAGGCAAAAGTTAATAATTGTGATAAGTGGCATAGCCACACTGTGACCACTCATCTTATTATGCCGTGTGTAAGCAATTAAAAACCACAGCCAACTTCAAGAGATAAAAGAATGCTTACTGGGCGTAGTGGCAGACCCATTGGGCTAAGTACATAACTGGTCCTTGACGCACTCCATTCTGGTGGGTGATGATATTTACATGTAGCTCCAAATTTACAGTCCCCGTTCCTTATATAGTACTGACATTCTGGTTGGCCAGGTCTTTCGGGAAATGCTTGTTCTTTTTGAATGCCACTTGATGGGCCAGCAGAAGATGTAACGGAAAGGTATGAGCCTGTATAGGCAGTAGCCGAAGGAGACAACTGTGTTATCCCATAGATCGGGGCAGCACCAATTGTTTGTTGAGTACTTGGTGAGGCCGCTGGACTAACAGGTGCCTGTACATGTACATCCAGAATTTAGCATAAAAGTAGGGACATTAAACATTATACTGTTGGCAACACCTACCAGATAGGGAGTCCAGCCAGGAATAGGAACGACTCCAGGAGGGAGGATCATAGGACCATAACTTCCAGGTACATAAGATCCTTGAAGCATGGCAGGCCTGGCAACTGGCCAGTTGCCTTGAATAACCCCATATTGTTGAGAAGGTTGATGAACAGAAGGAGAAGGTCCAGCTGGATATATAGCTGGTGTCGGCATAGCTGCTGAGGCAGTCAAAGATCCAGGAGCAGGAGGGGCTGGCATTGGTATCCCTGCCGGCTGTGGGTGATGATATTTACAGGTGACACCAAACTTGCACTGCCCTGTCTTTACATAATATGAACATTCTTTTTCTCCCTGCCAAAGGAAGACTATGAAACAGCTAGCAAGATGTATATATTTCTTTAAACAAATCGTAGATGATGCAAAAGAAAATGTAAGAATTAGTATAATCCAAAGAGGCAGACCGGTCGCAGAGGATATCCATAAAAATTCAGTGCTGCAGGAGCTGAAGATCCAACTCCTTGCTTTGGATGATGATACTTGCATGAACCACCAAATTTACACATTCCTGTGCGCATGTAGTACTACAAATCCATTGAGAAGGCGTGAATTGAACAAAACAATTAGTTTGAAAAAGAAGATATAATGCTCAAATGAAATACGCGAGCATCTAAAAAGGATGATTCTGCGGAGAAATGGTTGAAAATAAGAGAGCTTAAAGGGTTTAAAGTGTATAAACGTTACAAAGATCACATAATTGATTGTAATGAAAGCCTGACATGTGACAAAGATATAACTGTTCAGTGACAACCCCTCCTCTTAAAAACTCAAATAAATGTGTACAAATCTTCGAATTTTAACATTGTCAAAATGATAACAAATCAATCATTCATTCAATAGTTAGTACGGAAAACATCAATTTTTACTAATTccaaataatatatattatgtaGTATCATCTCAGCATCAACAAGGAGAACATCTTTCTTCCAAACGACCAGTAGCTGATATTTTCAGTTGCTTAAGGCAATGAATATACTTGTCATGATTTTGTACTAGATAAAAACTATGAAGTAACAAGTAGCAAGAATAACAAACAAAGATATTTGCATTAGAATCatcatttgaaattttcaactGAGAAAAGGATAAATAAAGTCTGCAATCAAGAAGTTTCTTTGTTTTTATTATAGCATGACAACATAAAGATGAAATCTGAGAGAGGTAAGAGCAAGTAAACATTTATGACCATTCACTTCAACATCCAAAACTACCTTGGAGAAATTTACACAAGCTAGACAATATCAGATGATACCCCATATGGAAAGAAAACTGCAGTAGGATCATAGTTTGCAGATCACTTTGGCTAATGTCAGAGATCAAACTCATGGATAAATGCTAgaaatctttaaaaaaataagtagACAATTTCTTTTAGAGCATTATGTCGCACATGCATTTCAGCCAACTTCAAGACTTTTTCTTCACATTCAACTCAAAATCCTTAAATAGGCATGAGCTGAGAACTTAGAAAATTAGCATGTTATAGCAAATACACTTTTCCAATATAGAATGTACAAATTCAGCCTGACCTCATCAACACCTTTATTTCAAATCTTAGAAAAAAAAGTTTACACTTTACACAATGCAACTCACTGACAtcaaattttctttaaaaaaatttatctggtaaatgttaaatatttttttccatttacgTGAATTTATAAACAAATTTCACAATCTATAAATTATACCTGACAGATTGGTTGGCCAACACGTTCGGGGTACTCACCTCCGCCAGCTCTGAGAGCTCCCATAGCCTAAAACAgtgatagaaaaaaaaaatgaatagtaCGTATACACCAAATTGAGGTGATCAGTGAATAAAAATCTTTACCTACTTTATACTATTTCTATATCATAATCATAACAGCGATGAACTTCATCGACACAACATAGACTCCAATTCTACCGGACTTACCATCAAATCAAATCGATATAGGAAACTACTATTTCTACCGAATACCTGTGTACCCGATTCACAACATTGCCTTCACCAAAACCATGGCCAACTAATCGACTCAATTTTCACCCGTGGTATTCATACGATCATTCACAATGTAAACTCTTTCCCCAATCTAGTTATAACTGATATTTGATTGAAACCAGAATAGATCCCCATAACCAAACAAGAAAAGTATAAATTTCCCAAATTAGAATCAAATCTACACAAAACCACCAATAAATCGTGCTCTTTGCCAAATGATCACAGCAATCATAGCTTGATAAATCAACGTAATTTACCGTGCCGCGATCCCGGGGATGATTGTACCGGCAGCGATTGCCGTAGCCACAGAAACCAGTCCTCAAGTAATAGATACAATCGGGCTCATCGGGCCTCTCCGGGTACGATTCGGGCCCTCCACCAAGGCCCAATTGCCACATAGGCTCTGCATTAAAACAACCAAACCCCACACGAATTCAACATTACAAAAACTCGCCCCCAATTCAGGAAAAATTCGACTGAAATTCAAGTGAAATTCAGATGAAATTCAACCTTCGAGCCCGGTTTCTCCGCCCACTGCCGCCCATTCCGCCACCGGATCCGCTGGTACTGCCTCCATTGCCTGGATCCCGCTGTATCTCTCCATATTTTTATACACACACGCGCACACTCtctcaacacacacacacacacgctctctctctctctctacaaataTATACAGTATCTACACTATACAACAGAAATGTTTCATAACAGTGTGTGGAGATAGATATTTACAGAGCTATGAATACGTTGTAGGTACAGAAACACATAGCAGCATGTGATTGTTTGTGAGTGAGgtaggagaaagagagagagaagggaggTTTTGATCGAGAGGGGGTTTGGTGGTTTGAGAGAGGAGGGAAGAGGAGAGAGAATGCTTGAGCTTGCTTTTTAACACACTCCTTGTATATATTTCACACTCAATGTGTGTTTGTTGATTTTTGTGCACTTTTtgaacattttattttcttttaatattcGGTCTcttttttttgagtttttattcGGCCTTTTTTTATGGGCTTTGATTATTCTATGGATGTTGGATCTTatggatttttttaatatttatttctaattttttgagagtttttttatttgaaagatTGCTTTGGCCATTGAGTTTGCCAGCATGCAAGATTACGTGTACATTAATCAAGTGTGgtcttttaatttttatttttgtgaagCTGTGTAATGTTCCAAAGAATGCACTGATGTGTCAATCATATACATATCATAtgtattttcaataaataagaATGCtaatatatattgaaaaaaacATATAAAATGTGTTCTAGTATAACTGCGACCCAAAATCATACGCattctattctattctattctaATTGCATTAGAATATATAATAGATTGTCATTAATTTAACATTAATTGGAATGTGGTTGCTTGCGAGTCTGTGACACATGCACTCTTAATTAGGAATAAGACCAAATGAAgcacatttaaatatttacctatctttattgataaaaatagCCATAAAGttgtgtatttatttattggttGGCTAACGAATCCCTGCAATAGGCAGCATTCAATGGATATATTTAGGAATTTTGGGTGCTTTTTTTacaatttattcataataataataatcccaATAACTCAAGCCACAGTTATATTTATAGACTCAAGCAGAGAAAACTGAGAAAGGGAGAGAGTTGTGGACCCAATATTTGTATTTATAGTAGAAAAACAGGAAAAACATTAGTAGTATAGAGAAATTATTTTCACAAAAGGTTTTTTTTCTACCAGAACCGGTTATGAAGTGTTCCCACGCCATTCTTGCCCAAAAATACatagtactaataaaaaatagtttcatgCACTATCCATAAAAATATTGAGTATAATGAGATTTGCAAATAAATTTGAAAGAGCGGAAAAGATTAATGTGATTGTGGaagatttaatttggatttaacAGAATAATGAGTCATAATATTTGTCAGATATTCATATTACTAAACTGATTAGGCTAGATATTTTGGCTGGTCTGTTGTGATATTTCCTTAAACTCGAGGGGCGTTTATGAATTATTTATGAAGTGGGATGTAGCAGtacaaaaaatacattttgGACTAAATGATGTGATAAAATTAATATAggataaaaaaagaagaaaataaaggaGCAGCTGCAGACACTTGAAAGATTCTACCCACTAAGGAAAGCACACGTGTCACTGAAGCAAGCCATGCCTTCAGATTGCGCGCGTGCAGAGCACGTGATTATAGGTTCTCCATATTCAATTAGCCAATGCAGTTCGCAGACACAAAAAGAAAagatattaaattttgtattacTCCGATATACACGAGAATAGTTATGATAAATGAAATAGAAGCAGAGAATTATAACTAAACGCTAATCACATATATTCAATAGTGAAGTCCCAAAATATAATATACTAACTATATTGAACTTCATTTATAATACTAAGGTATTCGCatagaattaaaaaaagagGCTTAggtattttcaaaataaatgtgtGAGAATTGTTCAGCCCAATCGTGACCCAAGTCTTCTTTGGCCCAACACATAGAAAGCCTACTCGGCCCACATGGAACACACCTGACCTACCCTTGACCATGATTGACACCTACCTCTTTTAAATGATGACAtaataagagcattagcaatgtgacgccctaaagcccgccctatgcatcgCCACGTCAACATTTTATCTTTCTACCCTTCCACCTTCAGTGGGGCACCCTATAAGCCGctctaagcattttctttatttgaatatttaaataactacaaaaattggaaaaaaaacatctatttcatttaaaattaatacattacaatacgaattaaaaaaaatacgcattctcaacgacggcggttacaggcccaaacttcttcaaccatgtcgttcatgagctgagcatggtcttgttggttgggCATTGAGACCCGTCTAGacagaacctcattgaagcccgtcggtaatcctcgagctTGGGGTGCGGTCGTCGTGCTAgagctagatccaccttcatcatcggccCAATCGGTGACgcttccaccttcgtgttcgactaacatgttgtgcaagattatgcacgcatacatgacatcggcgatgacttctttgaaccagagacgcgccggccctttcactattgtccaccgtgattggagcacaccaaatgtccgttccacatccttccgtgccgcctcctgcttttgcacaaataaaactctcttctcacccattgggcaattgatcgtcttcagaaaaacaggccaccttgggtatatgccatcggccaagtagtaccccatgtgatattggcgtctgttggcagtgaactcgatggccggggcattgccattgcattgctcggtgaagagggtggatgagttgaggacgttgatgtcgttgttcgaccccgctacatcgaagtaagcatgccagatccagagccgatagtcagcgacggcttcgaggatcatcgtcgggtggctgccattgtatccactagtaaattggcctctgCACGCCCTCgaacaattcttccactcccagtgcatacagtcgatgttccctagcatcccaggaaagtcgtgcgccgtctcgtgcatcttcatcaggccctggcaatcCACAAcagtcggctttcgcaaatatgtgtcattgtaagcctccacaactcccctacaaaatctcttcaggcactcgcggccagttgtctccccgacgtgaaggtactcgtcgaacatgtccgtcgtggtgccgtaggccaactgcagGAGTGCAAccgtgcatttctgcaacggcgtaagtccgggtctaCCGAGGCCATCTTtccgatactggaagtattcatcacgtgactccaACGTCTGGACAATGCTTAGAAAAAGATAATGATGCATTCTAAACCTGTGGTgaaaaacagtcgggccccatcgtGGTTGCTCGGAAAAATAGTCTGCAAATAAACGTTCGTGAGCTACGGCGTGTTCGCGGCGAACAAatgtccgacgtcgaataggcctggggatctgctccgccgccgcctcctcctcgcccTGCATTTCGGCTAAGCAATCCGCCATTGCGTCATTGACGGCATCGAATAAGGCTCGCGTCAAGGTCCGACTAAcgccctccgaggtactccagtcgtcgtcgtggttcatttttgtttgtgagagattatcaaaatattagtatggaatgtgagagatgagagaaatgttcgtatgaaaaatagaatgacgaacgaggtttaaatagacaaaaatttgagaaaaaaatgaaaacacgttgcatcgtccgcgccatcgtcctcgttgcccacaatgggcggacgatgccctatcatTCGTGTATCATCCGCATATGATCTATAGGGCGcagacgatgcatcgggcatcgtttGCGCACCCACAATGGgcagacgatggcgcgcccgaggcatcgggtgGCCTATCGTCtaccccattgcggatgctctaagaaccTAATTATTCGGATAACTACTTATGAAAtaacattattattttaattttattttaaacatcATACTTAAATTCGTTATATAAATCGTGATAAGGTTTTAATCATATTGTATCatgttttaattgtgtaatactCTGCAGGATTTTATCGTGTAATGTTATGTTAAGATCGTTATCGTGTGTGTCAACTTGAATTGTATCATATCATTAGCAATAGGGCTCCAAGTTTTCGATACGACTCGAACATGCACAAAGATAATGAGTTTGAGACCTTATTGGGTTGATCAAATAAAAAACTCGATGATTTTAGGTTAATTTGGGTTGGAGACTTGGAGTAAATCCGATAATGACACAATCCGCAAGATTTTCCAAACTCAAGATGCTTAAATGCTCC from Salvia splendens isolate huo1 chromosome 4, SspV2, whole genome shotgun sequence encodes the following:
- the LOC121801042 gene encoding ethylene-responsive transcription factor ERF086-like, coding for MSSHKPSHEKPFTLFEPILTDTGFTLLQRNTAAAAQPGDRRGRKKQAEPGRFLGVRRRPWGRYAAEIRDPTTKERHWLGTFDTAQEAALAYDRAALSIKGTQARTNFIYSDQTTFHSLLTPFHLQSFLQPSPQTTKHHATTTNTASLDIPRGPVHNTCHSHESSSPNDDQESLFNLSKSDTSSGYLDCIVPNNYLNPSPNTNSSKNQEASLSSQNYQENLFDSASADVSTYSQGFDYGLWDSQHQWEPSSCELSAMINNPINMEENRGDFDQMMSNAATNNSNDSAASCSSFYPCFGDSADLGQSLF
- the LOC121799622 gene encoding zinc finger CCCH domain-containing protein 34-like, translating into MERYSGIQAMEAVPADPVAEWAAVGGETGLEEPMWQLGLGGGPESYPERPDEPDCIYYLRTGFCGYGNRCRYNHPRDRGTAMGALRAGGGEYPERVGQPICQYYMRTGMCKFGGSCKYHHPKQGVGSSAPAALNFYGYPLRPGEKECSYYVKTGQCKFGVTCKYHHPQPAGIPMPAPPAPGSLTASAAMPTPAIYPAGPSPSVHQPSQQYGVIQGNWPVARPAMLQGSYVPGSYGPMILPPGVVPIPGWTPYLAPVSPAASPSTQQTIGAAPIYGITQLSPSATAYTGSYLSVTSSAGPSSGIQKEQAFPERPGQPECQYYIRNGDCKFGATCKYHHPPEWSASRTSYVLSPMGLPLRPGAPLCSHYAQNGVCKFGPSCKFDHPMRSLSYSPSASSLTDMPIAPYPVGSTTATLAPSSSSSDLRPELLSGFSTNPLSSQISSMSSSSASVGSIFSKTGALPQSCVQQSGQGSVSSSGGSIASHGGERHTSS